One window of the Lactococcus lactis genome contains the following:
- a CDS encoding MucBP domain-containing protein yields MIYQIVKHDTTTEVPVVASFITTDIDNAQGVQTNLANFVTILPQTTNLKQDGDTIYDASPNYPGLDGVASLPYGGYLGAGFVSEFYYNYYAPAPERADDSYFFAQGVRYDLFGPALQAHMNTQIRQNFTVNYYDEFGHKIQETDHYLGFTGQDYNLPIPTIKGFGFVNLTENDASKNNPVINLIYNHNLPTYYGNHNNNIYYQGTAYTPSFTIGYQNIGNPEASITYTPVNNGKASSVTLPLIMAGGKTDIIYPNYNSVANNKTVPNVVSGVDYYYMAKNLGITVDQAKELYSDLYVASTSLEKNPNDGFADYLAGVHYGGSDFGSLLQKPLNALPNGLNYSSGTNYQFKEIVEKVSTVDLSHLGTSIASYNQNGLTGILGDGLAGLPVGWVGNPYAGVFGGISFFEAKNTKLMSNSLIGDVLTNMGNFTTKSGSADVNADMDAYILTHYPGFASLSQAAAMAKYYSMANLNMETRETIYLQSMSGTKGNSGILLGSAALVFLSLSSMASVYGLAGLAKGLKDGFTGKGGGIINNGKMTGQLVGQLVKINIKAAQGLMKSTATVIIKNASSHAITAVKNAASALKNQAISHYQNATKTVAQVFNSFKAKAIAVGQSVKTFINQGVKTAQKALNTAIQVAKQAAQKAAQLASWVSQQASNAWHGVQTAYRTVSSWVGNVYNNYVAPTVNYVTNAVSNVYNRYVAPVVNTVVNAGKSLIHTVGGWINSGVHTVVNIASNIGKTVSKVTKTIGSWFH; encoded by the coding sequence TTGATTTACCAGATTGTCAAACATGATACGACGACAGAAGTTCCGGTTGTTGCTTCATTTATCACGACAGATATTGACAATGCACAAGGCGTCCAAACAAACCTAGCGAATTTCGTGACCATTTTACCTCAAACGACCAATCTCAAACAAGATGGAGATACTATCTACGACGCTTCGCCGAATTATCCAGGGTTAGATGGTGTGGCTAGTCTTCCTTATGGTGGTTATTTGGGTGCTGGATTTGTTTCAGAGTTCTATTACAATTACTATGCACCAGCACCCGAACGGGCCGATGACAGCTATTTCTTTGCACAAGGTGTTCGTTATGACTTGTTTGGCCCAGCGCTACAAGCTCACATGAACACTCAAATTCGCCAAAATTTCACAGTAAATTATTACGATGAGTTTGGACATAAAATCCAAGAGACTGACCATTATCTTGGATTTACAGGACAAGATTACAATCTTCCTATCCCAACGATTAAGGGTTTTGGCTTTGTGAATTTAACCGAGAATGATGCTAGTAAGAACAACCCTGTCATCAACCTCATCTATAATCATAATTTGCCCACTTATTATGGGAACCACAATAATAATATTTATTATCAAGGGACAGCTTATACGCCTAGTTTCACAATTGGTTACCAGAACATAGGAAACCCTGAGGCAAGTATTACTTACACGCCAGTTAATAATGGTAAGGCAAGTTCTGTCACTCTTCCTCTGATTATGGCTGGCGGAAAAACGGATATTATCTATCCAAACTATAATAGTGTAGCCAATAATAAGACCGTTCCTAATGTCGTATCAGGCGTAGATTACTATTACATGGCAAAGAATTTGGGCATCACAGTAGATCAGGCAAAAGAATTATACTCTGATTTATATGTGGCCTCTACCAGCCTTGAAAAAAATCCTAATGACGGTTTTGCGGATTATTTGGCTGGAGTACACTATGGAGGGTCAGATTTTGGGAGTTTACTTCAAAAACCATTGAATGCACTACCCAATGGACTAAATTATAGTTCTGGAACTAATTATCAGTTCAAGGAAATAGTCGAAAAAGTTTCGACAGTAGATTTATCACACTTAGGCACCTCCATTGCCTCTTATAATCAGAATGGATTAACAGGCATACTAGGAGATGGATTAGCAGGGCTCCCCGTTGGATGGGTAGGAAATCCATATGCTGGAGTGTTTGGTGGAATTTCATTTTTTGAAGCAAAGAATACCAAGCTGATGAGTAATAGTTTGATTGGTGATGTTCTTACTAATATGGGTAACTTTACCACGAAATCAGGAAGCGCAGATGTCAATGCAGATATGGATGCTTATATTTTAACTCACTATCCAGGTTTTGCGAGTCTTTCACAAGCCGCTGCGATGGCTAAGTATTATAGCATGGCTAACCTTAACATGGAAACTCGTGAAACGATTTACCTTCAATCAATGTCAGGTACGAAAGGAAATTCTGGAATACTTTTAGGAAGTGCAGCTCTGGTATTCTTGAGTCTGAGTTCAATGGCTTCTGTGTACGGGCTGGCAGGTCTAGCCAAAGGTTTGAAAGATGGATTTACTGGCAAAGGCGGGGGAATCATTAACAATGGCAAAATGACAGGACAGCTAGTAGGGCAGTTGGTTAAGATAAATATCAAAGCAGCCCAAGGGCTTATGAAATCCACGGCTACTGTTATTATTAAAAATGCAAGTTCTCATGCGATAACCGCAGTGAAAAATGCAGCCTCAGCATTAAAAAATCAAGCGATTTCTCATTATCAAAATGCGACAAAGACAGTTGCACAAGTTTTCAATAGTTTCAAGGCAAAGGCAATCGCAGTAGGACAAAGCGTAAAAACTTTTATCAACCAAGGTGTAAAAACGGCTCAAAAAGCACTCAATACTGCAATACAAGTTGCTAAGCAAGCGGCTCAAAAAGCTGCACAGCTCGCTTCGTGGGTCAGTCAACAAGCAAGCAATGCTTGGCACGGAGTTCAAACGGCCTATCGAACTGTAAGCTCATGGGTGGGAAATGTCTATAATAATTATGTTGCTCCTACTGTCAATTATGTGACCAATGCAGTTTCAAACGTCTATAATCGCTATGTTGCACCCGTTGTTAATACCGTGGTAAATGCAGGTAAGTCATTGATTCACACGGTTGGTGGATGGATCAATTCAGGAGTACATACGGTTGTAAATATTGCTTCCAATATAGGAAAAACGGTTTCCAAAGTGACCAAAACCATAGGAAGTTGGTTCCACTGA
- a CDS encoding KxYKxGKxW signal peptide domain-containing protein — protein MGDFSIGKQKHHFRTWKSGKIWLFSSGILLIFVIGSIGLTAQADEVPSNTETMTQSSDVTTQSSPVSPTVNSSLAASDSTTEEPAVVSNMENTAQVSSSTNILTTESSTVDTNSPTQSNQNSIAISLTKASRESSINEPASTIANETTTTADVTTQTTATQAQTSDPTTSLSSESQ, from the coding sequence GTGGGAGATTTTAGCATTGGAAAACAAAAACATCATTTCCGTACGTGGAAGTCAGGTAAAATCTGGCTTTTTAGTAGCGGAATACTTTTAATTTTTGTTATTGGAAGTATAGGATTGACTGCTCAAGCAGACGAAGTCCCTTCTAATACAGAAACAATGACACAAAGTAGTGATGTGACGACTCAAAGCAGTCCTGTAAGTCCAACTGTGAATTCTTCTCTTGCCGCTTCTGACTCGACAACTGAAGAACCAGCAGTAGTATCAAATATGGAAAATACAGCTCAAGTTTCAAGTTCCACAAATATTTTAACTACTGAAAGTTCAACCGTTGATACAAATTCGCCTACTCAATCGAACCAAAACTCAATCGCTATATCATTAACAAAAGCAAGTAGAGAAAGTTCGATAAATGAACCTGCGTCAACGATTGCAAATGAAACTACTACAACAGCAGATGTCACTACTCAAACCACAGCGACACAAGCTCAAACTAGTGATCCAACGACGAGCTTATCATCAGAAAGTCAGTGA
- a CDS encoding magnesium transporter CorA family protein: MQEIKINPQLTWLSFNVEDLRNTSELATYGIDLETLQYAEDKNERPHTEFIPDSQDFVLIFNSLDLLNSEVHYKTVPITFVAQKNRLITLYHPENEYLINQIKKYCFQNEPETVYHLLFISLFLISEAFFPYLEQIDKSKEEINQKLREKTTKKNLLALSDIETGMLYIVSSANQNTLLLEQLKTKSIYRQFNETEKEQLEDAIIEAQQLASMTHLNAQILEQLAGTYNNVLNNNLNDNMTTLTIVSVLLAGLAVITGFFGMNVPLPLTNQKDAWVWIIGACIILWLLYAALFRYIIGRRQ, from the coding sequence ATGCAAGAAATAAAAATAAACCCTCAACTCACTTGGCTTTCTTTTAATGTCGAAGACCTTAGAAATACTTCTGAACTTGCTACTTATGGTATTGACTTAGAAACGCTTCAATATGCCGAAGATAAAAATGAACGTCCTCACACGGAGTTCATCCCTGATAGTCAAGACTTTGTACTGATTTTCAATAGTCTGGATTTACTCAATTCAGAAGTTCATTATAAGACGGTTCCCATTACTTTTGTAGCACAAAAAAATCGATTAATTACTCTTTATCATCCAGAAAATGAATATTTAATTAATCAAATTAAAAAATATTGTTTTCAAAATGAACCAGAAACAGTTTATCATCTTCTTTTCATCAGTTTATTTTTGATTTCAGAGGCTTTCTTTCCTTACTTAGAACAAATTGATAAATCAAAAGAAGAAATTAATCAAAAGTTGCGTGAAAAAACAACAAAGAAAAATTTGTTGGCCCTTTCTGATATTGAAACGGGAATGCTGTATATTGTATCTAGTGCCAACCAAAATACTCTACTACTTGAACAACTTAAAACAAAAAGTATTTACAGACAGTTCAATGAAACTGAAAAAGAGCAGCTTGAAGATGCAATTATCGAAGCACAACAGCTTGCCAGTATGACACACCTTAATGCTCAAATTCTTGAACAATTAGCAGGAACTTATAATAATGTCCTTAATAATAATTTGAATGATAATATGACAACTTTGACAATTGTTTCTGTACTTTTGGCAGGATTAGCAGTCATCACTGGTTTTTTTGGAATGAATGTACCACTTCCACTTACTAACCAAAAAGATGCTTGGGTTTGGATTATTGGTGCTTGTATTATTCTTTGGCTACTTTACGCGGCACTCTTTCGTTATATTATTGGTCGAAGACAATAA
- the parC gene encoding DNA topoisomerase IV subunit A: MSNIQTLPLEDIMGDRFGRYSKYIIQERALPDIRDGLKPVQRRILYSMNKDGNTFDKSYRKSAKSVGNVMGNFHPHGDSSIYEAMIRMSQDWKMGEPLIEMHGNNGSMDGDPPAAMRYTEARLSEISGYLLADIEKDTVSQAWNFDDTEKEPTVLPAAFPNLLVNGSTGISAGYATDIPPHNLGEVIDATIHMIDHPKADVEKIMEFLPGPDFPTGGIIQGKGEIRKAYEKGKGRIVVRSKVDIEPMKGGREQLIVTEIPFELNKANLVKKIDDVRVNAKVPGIAEVRDESDREGLRIAIELKKEADSQLVLNYLFKNTDLQVNYNFNMVAIDNMTPVQTGVLQMLRSYVKHREDVIVKRSQFDLNKAEKRLHIVEGLIRMVSILDEVVATIRASENKADAKENIKVSFGFTEEQAEAIVTLQLYRLTNTDIVTLQNEQAELEQKILELKAIINDERTLFNLMKRELREVKKKFAKPRRSELQDEVQTIEIEASELIVAEDTVVSVTRSGYIKRTSPRSFASSALEEIGKRDDDELLYYANAKTTQHLLLFTNLGNVIYRPIHELSDIRWKDIGEHLSQSLSNFSADEKVIFVQIVDEFAGENLLVVTRNGQIKQIERESFSPWRTYRSKSTPYAKLKGEDDEIVLITPVQFADLMLISENGYALRFNLDDVPVLGARAAGVKAMNLKNGDKIKSAFFVNSNSWYLLTQRAFIKRVKTDDIPATSRANRGLQVLRTLKTNNHTVFAAGLINSTADLSALTEELDLFSQAKAPATKETDEQVLEVISETGKKYDINLCDLSLSDRTSNGHPIADDLEKIASVKIK; this comes from the coding sequence ATGTCAAACATTCAAACCTTACCATTAGAAGATATAATGGGTGACCGATTTGGTCGATATTCAAAATATATCATTCAGGAGCGGGCCCTTCCCGATATCCGTGATGGTTTAAAACCGGTACAACGCCGTATTCTTTATTCAATGAATAAAGACGGAAACACATTTGATAAGTCTTATCGTAAATCAGCGAAATCAGTCGGAAATGTCATGGGTAATTTCCACCCACATGGAGATAGCTCAATTTATGAAGCAATGATTCGGATGAGTCAAGACTGGAAGATGGGCGAACCTTTAATCGAAATGCATGGTAATAATGGTTCAATGGATGGTGACCCACCAGCCGCTATGCGTTATACTGAAGCCCGTCTTTCAGAAATTTCAGGCTATCTTTTAGCAGATATTGAGAAAGATACAGTAAGTCAAGCTTGGAACTTTGATGATACTGAGAAAGAACCAACGGTTTTACCAGCAGCTTTCCCAAATCTTTTAGTCAATGGATCAACCGGGATTTCAGCTGGTTATGCGACAGATATTCCACCTCACAATTTGGGGGAAGTCATTGATGCAACCATTCATATGATTGACCATCCTAAAGCTGATGTAGAAAAAATCATGGAATTCTTACCAGGACCAGATTTTCCTACTGGTGGGATTATTCAAGGAAAAGGCGAAATCAGAAAAGCTTACGAAAAAGGAAAAGGCCGCATCGTTGTTCGTTCAAAAGTCGATATTGAACCAATGAAAGGCGGTCGTGAGCAACTTATTGTTACTGAAATTCCTTTTGAGCTCAATAAAGCAAACTTAGTCAAGAAAATTGATGATGTTCGTGTCAATGCTAAAGTGCCCGGAATTGCAGAAGTCAGAGATGAGTCAGACCGTGAAGGGCTTCGGATTGCAATTGAATTAAAGAAAGAAGCTGATAGCCAGCTTGTTTTGAATTACTTGTTTAAAAATACTGATTTACAAGTGAATTATAACTTCAACATGGTCGCAATTGATAATATGACTCCTGTTCAAACCGGTGTCTTACAAATGCTCCGTTCTTATGTCAAACACCGTGAAGATGTTATCGTTAAACGTTCACAATTTGATTTAAATAAAGCAGAAAAAAGACTTCATATTGTTGAAGGGTTGATTCGCATGGTTTCTATTTTAGATGAAGTGGTCGCAACGATTCGTGCTTCAGAAAATAAAGCAGATGCCAAAGAAAATATCAAAGTTTCATTTGGATTTACCGAAGAGCAAGCCGAAGCCATTGTTACTTTACAACTTTATCGTTTGACCAACACCGATATTGTCACTCTACAAAATGAACAAGCTGAATTAGAGCAAAAAATTCTCGAACTTAAAGCGATTATTAACGATGAACGTACCTTGTTTAATTTAATGAAACGCGAACTTCGTGAAGTTAAGAAAAAATTTGCCAAACCACGCCGTAGCGAATTACAAGATGAAGTTCAAACCATTGAAATTGAAGCGAGCGAATTGATTGTGGCAGAGGATACTGTAGTTTCAGTAACTCGTTCAGGTTACATCAAACGTACTTCACCACGTTCATTTGCTTCCTCAGCACTTGAAGAAATTGGTAAACGTGATGATGACGAGCTCCTTTATTATGCCAATGCTAAAACAACTCAACATCTCTTACTTTTCACAAATCTTGGCAATGTCATTTATCGCCCAATCCATGAACTTTCTGATATCCGTTGGAAAGATATTGGTGAGCATCTATCTCAAAGTCTCTCTAATTTCTCAGCTGATGAGAAAGTAATTTTTGTTCAGATTGTGGACGAATTTGCTGGTGAAAATCTACTGGTTGTCACAAGAAATGGACAAATAAAACAAATTGAACGTGAAAGTTTCTCCCCTTGGCGGACCTATCGTTCAAAATCTACTCCATATGCTAAACTTAAAGGAGAAGATGATGAAATTGTTCTAATCACTCCAGTTCAATTTGCAGACCTCATGCTTATTTCTGAAAATGGTTATGCCCTTCGCTTTAATCTTGATGACGTTCCAGTTTTGGGTGCTAGAGCTGCAGGAGTCAAGGCCATGAATCTCAAAAATGGCGATAAAATTAAGTCCGCCTTCTTTGTTAACTCAAATAGTTGGTACCTTTTGACTCAACGGGCATTTATCAAACGTGTTAAGACGGATGATATTCCGGCCACCTCACGTGCTAACCGTGGCCTTCAAGTACTACGAACATTGAAGACAAATAATCATACCGTCTTTGCAGCCGGCTTAATCAATTCAACTGCTGATTTATCAGCATTGACCGAAGAATTAGATTTGTTCAGTCAAGCTAAAGCACCAGCGACAAAAGAAACTGATGAACAAGTATTAGAAGTTATCAGTGAGACTGGCAAGAAATACGATATCAATTTGTGCGATTTATCATTATCAGATCGAACAAGCAATGGACATCCAATTGCTGATGATCTTGAAAAAATTGCAAGCGTAAAAATAAAATAA
- a CDS encoding GNAT family N-acetyltransferase, translated as MTAIWKEKSFNQLTLDEMYQLLSLRTAVFVVEQNCPYQELDGKDQVAKHLWLENENGQLMALCRLLPKGISFAEASIGRVLVNPEFRGQNLGRGLIEKALEVLKEDGEEAVTIEAQYYLRDFYASFGFVENSEPFYEDDIKHVNMILKF; from the coding sequence ATGACAGCAATTTGGAAAGAAAAAAGTTTTAATCAACTTACATTAGATGAAATGTATCAACTTTTAAGCCTGCGTACTGCTGTCTTTGTTGTGGAGCAAAACTGTCCTTATCAAGAGCTTGATGGCAAAGACCAAGTAGCCAAACACCTCTGGTTAGAAAATGAAAATGGTCAACTGATGGCCCTTTGTCGCCTACTTCCCAAAGGGATTTCATTTGCAGAGGCTTCAATTGGGCGTGTCCTTGTCAATCCTGAATTTCGTGGACAAAATTTGGGAAGAGGACTCATTGAAAAAGCCTTAGAAGTCCTTAAAGAAGATGGGGAAGAAGCAGTAACAATTGAAGCACAATATTATTTGCGTGATTTTTATGCTTCATTTGGTTTTGTTGAAAATTCTGAACCCTTTTACGAAGATGATATTAAACATGTCAATATGATTTTGAAATTCTAA
- a CDS encoding 3'-5' exonuclease: MSEKYVVFDFETTGFSAQKNEIIQIGAVKYDENNQEQARFNQLVKNQRSYVSTEITQLTGIKPADLLNQPTIEEILPEFLDFIKGHLLVAHNAPFDISFLYQAIIDCAITDVEAFRVYDTLAESKKLLTMSSYALENFKDLLEMNDLRSHDALNDCLITAKLYQYLQKIEEVELSVESEVTDELGQLDLFGDSSDEITDSLRRKLNLPITKALVYYQQNLERKWERFEVLGISIEREYSVGSSLNIRLHNSEKVKIHSDFLKEMQKANFVTIMEEEK; encoded by the coding sequence ATGTCTGAGAAATATGTCGTATTTGACTTTGAAACTACAGGATTTTCTGCACAAAAAAATGAAATTATTCAAATTGGAGCGGTAAAATATGATGAGAATAATCAAGAGCAAGCTAGATTTAATCAGTTAGTAAAAAATCAACGCTCTTATGTCTCAACTGAAATCACACAATTGACTGGCATAAAACCAGCTGATTTGTTAAATCAACCAACGATTGAAGAAATTTTACCTGAATTTTTAGACTTCATCAAAGGCCATTTATTAGTGGCTCATAATGCTCCTTTTGATATTTCTTTTCTTTATCAGGCCATTATTGATTGTGCCATTACTGATGTTGAGGCTTTTCGTGTCTATGATACTTTGGCAGAAAGTAAAAAGTTATTAACTATGTCTTCTTATGCTCTAGAAAATTTTAAAGACCTACTAGAAATGAATGATTTACGTTCGCATGACGCGCTCAACGACTGCTTAATCACGGCAAAACTTTATCAATATTTACAGAAAATTGAAGAAGTTGAGCTGTCAGTAGAATCAGAAGTTACTGACGAACTCGGTCAGTTAGATTTATTTGGTGACAGCTCTGATGAAATTACTGACAGCCTTCGCAGAAAGTTAAATTTACCAATCACCAAAGCTTTAGTCTATTATCAGCAAAATCTTGAGCGAAAATGGGAACGATTTGAAGTTCTTGGAATTTCGATTGAACGAGAGTACTCCGTAGGTTCGAGTTTAAATATTCGTTTACATAATTCAGAGAAAGTGAAAATTCATTCTGATTTTCTAAAAGAAATGCAAAAAGCCAATTTCGTGACGATTATGGAGGAAGAAAAATGA
- a CDS encoding isochorismatase family cysteine hydrolase, with protein sequence MQKSALIIIDLQAFIKKLAKDAVPYGWDKIIENNRALISAFDQKNQPVYMVTVEPKILWQSAKKAFSRMILQDELDKNPRLHQLVKYGPSAFKQSDYGLADELKNNSVSKIYVSGVSMSNGVLKIARDGADLGFEAMIIEDACADRKLKNFQKTKTDEIPKFGKLIKTREIIEELNKNV encoded by the coding sequence ATGCAAAAATCAGCTTTAATTATTATTGATTTGCAAGCATTCATTAAAAAATTAGCGAAAGATGCTGTTCCTTATGGCTGGGATAAAATTATTGAAAATAATCGAGCTTTAATTTCTGCATTTGACCAAAAAAATCAGCCAGTTTATATGGTGACTGTTGAACCAAAAATACTTTGGCAATCAGCTAAAAAAGCTTTTTCACGGATGATTTTGCAAGATGAATTGGATAAAAATCCAAGATTACATCAATTAGTAAAATATGGGCCGTCAGCATTTAAACAATCTGATTATGGCTTAGCTGACGAGTTGAAAAATAATTCTGTCAGTAAAATTTATGTTTCTGGTGTGTCTATGAGTAATGGAGTATTAAAAATAGCCAGAGATGGGGCGGATTTGGGATTTGAAGCGATGATAATTGAAGACGCCTGTGCTGACAGAAAGTTAAAAAACTTCCAGAAAACAAAAACTGACGAAATACCAAAATTTGGGAAATTAATTAAAACAAGAGAAATTATCGAGGAACTGAATAAAAATGTCTGA
- the parE gene encoding DNA topoisomerase IV subunit B: MVIDINNYDDSAIQVLEGLDAVRKRPGMYIGSTDGTGLHHLVWEIVDNAVDEALSGFGNRISVTINADGSLSVEDEGRGMPVGKHAMGIPTVEVIFTILHAGGKFGQGGYKTSGGLHGVGSSVVNALSTWLEVEITRDGTVYRQRFENGGHPATTLEKIGKAPKSKTGTKVTFMPDSSIFSTTEFKYNIISERLNESAFLLKEVTISLEDKRTDEKEEFHYENGVQDFVSYLNEDKDSLTPVLYFEGKQDGFEVEVALQYNDGYSENILSFVNNVRTKDGGTHEAGLKTAITKAMNEYARKVNLLKEKDKNLEGSDYREGLTAVLSVLIPEEHLQFEGQTKDKLGSPLARPVVDSLVSEKLSFYLMENGELAQNLIRKAIKAREAREAARKAREDSRNGKKSKKDKGLLSGKLTPAQTKNPNKNELYLVEGDSAGGSAKQGRDRKFQAILPLRGKVINTEKAKMQDILKNEEINTMIYTIGAGVGADFTLTDRNYDKIIIMTDADTDGAHIQTLLLTFFYRYMKPLVEAGHVYIALPPLYKMSEGKGKKEKIEYAWTDGELAELRKQFGKNANLQRYKGLGEMNADQLWETTMDPETRTLIQVTIDDAAQAEKRVSVLMGDKVEPRRKWIENNVKFTMEEETVF, translated from the coding sequence ATGGTAATAGATATTAATAACTATGATGACAGTGCGATTCAGGTTCTTGAAGGATTGGATGCTGTCAGAAAACGTCCAGGAATGTATATTGGATCAACTGACGGAACTGGTTTGCACCATTTGGTTTGGGAAATTGTAGATAATGCGGTTGATGAAGCTTTATCTGGCTTTGGTAACAGAATTTCAGTGACCATTAATGCTGATGGTTCTTTATCAGTAGAAGATGAAGGACGGGGAATGCCAGTTGGGAAACACGCCATGGGTATTCCAACTGTGGAAGTAATTTTTACTATTTTGCACGCAGGTGGTAAATTTGGTCAAGGGGGTTATAAAACTTCTGGTGGACTCCATGGTGTTGGATCTTCAGTCGTAAATGCCCTCTCGACTTGGTTAGAAGTTGAAATTACTCGTGACGGGACTGTTTATCGTCAACGTTTTGAAAATGGTGGACATCCAGCGACAACTTTAGAAAAAATTGGGAAAGCACCAAAGTCTAAAACAGGAACTAAAGTTACCTTCATGCCGGATTCTAGCATTTTTTCGACAACAGAATTTAAATATAATATCATTTCAGAACGACTAAATGAGTCTGCTTTTCTTTTAAAAGAAGTGACGATTAGTCTTGAAGATAAACGAACAGATGAAAAAGAAGAATTTCATTATGAAAATGGGGTTCAAGATTTCGTTTCTTATCTTAATGAAGATAAAGACAGTTTGACTCCAGTTCTTTATTTTGAAGGAAAACAAGATGGTTTTGAAGTTGAAGTTGCCCTTCAATATAATGATGGCTATTCAGAAAACATTCTTTCATTCGTCAATAATGTCCGAACAAAAGATGGCGGAACGCACGAAGCAGGTTTGAAGACGGCAATTACGAAAGCAATGAATGAATATGCTCGTAAAGTAAATTTACTCAAAGAGAAAGATAAAAATCTCGAAGGTTCGGATTATCGTGAAGGTTTGACAGCCGTCTTGTCAGTTTTAATTCCTGAGGAACATCTCCAATTTGAAGGACAAACCAAAGATAAATTGGGTTCTCCTTTAGCTCGTCCAGTTGTTGATTCTTTGGTTTCTGAGAAACTAAGTTTCTATTTGATGGAAAATGGCGAATTGGCGCAAAATTTGATTCGTAAAGCAATCAAAGCCCGTGAGGCTCGTGAAGCGGCTCGTAAAGCGCGTGAAGATTCACGAAATGGAAAGAAATCTAAAAAAGACAAAGGACTTTTGTCTGGTAAATTAACCCCTGCTCAAACAAAAAATCCAAATAAAAATGAACTTTATTTGGTCGAAGGAGATTCTGCCGGAGGGTCCGCTAAACAAGGACGAGATCGTAAATTCCAAGCCATTTTGCCTTTGCGTGGTAAAGTCATTAACACCGAAAAAGCTAAGATGCAAGATATTCTCAAAAATGAGGAAATCAATACAATGATTTATACCATTGGTGCAGGCGTTGGGGCAGATTTTACCTTGACCGACCGTAATTATGACAAAATCATTATTATGACCGATGCCGATACTGATGGAGCACACATTCAAACGCTCTTATTGACTTTCTTCTATCGCTATATGAAACCATTGGTTGAAGCGGGTCATGTCTATATTGCCCTTCCACCACTTTATAAAATGAGTGAAGGAAAAGGCAAAAAAGAAAAAATTGAGTATGCTTGGACAGATGGTGAGTTAGCAGAACTTCGCAAGCAATTTGGTAAAAATGCTAATTTGCAACGTTATAAAGGACTTGGAGAAATGAATGCTGACCAACTTTGGGAGACAACAATGGACCCAGAAACTCGGACATTGATTCAAGTGACCATTGATGATGCAGCTCAAGCAGAGAAACGTGTTTCAGTACTGATGGGGGATAAAGTTGAACCTCGTCGTAAATGGATTGAAAATAATGTGAAATTTACAATGGAAGAAGAAACAGTATTCTAA
- the plsY gene encoding glycerol-3-phosphate 1-O-acyltransferase PlsY, with protein sequence MLTIILLLIASYLLGAIPFGLWIGKIFFKKNLHDYGSGNTGTTNTFRILGVKAGISVFAFDLLKGTLATLLPLFFHINGVSPLIFGFLAVIGHTFSIFDRFKGGKAVATSAGVILGFSPLFLIYLLVVFIIVLWLFSMISLSSVIGAVFALLGILIFPSIGFILTSYDLLFSIIIFVLAIIIILRHRTNLKRIKNHCESLVPFGLNLSKQKEK encoded by the coding sequence ATGCTTACTATTATTCTTCTTCTCATTGCCAGCTATCTTTTAGGGGCAATTCCATTCGGCTTATGGATTGGCAAGATTTTTTTCAAAAAAAATCTCCATGACTATGGCTCAGGAAATACTGGAACAACCAATACTTTTAGAATTCTAGGTGTAAAGGCAGGAATTTCAGTTTTTGCTTTTGACTTACTAAAGGGGACACTTGCTACTCTTTTACCCCTTTTCTTCCATATCAATGGTGTTTCACCTCTAATTTTCGGTTTTCTTGCTGTCATTGGACATACTTTTTCAATATTCGACCGCTTTAAAGGTGGTAAAGCTGTTGCAACTTCTGCTGGTGTGATTCTTGGATTTAGTCCGCTCTTCTTAATTTACCTTCTTGTTGTCTTTATCATTGTCCTATGGCTTTTTAGCATGATTAGTCTCTCTAGTGTGATAGGTGCTGTATTTGCTTTATTGGGAATTCTTATTTTCCCTAGCATCGGATTTATTCTTACTTCCTACGACCTTTTATTCTCAATTATTATTTTTGTTTTAGCAATTATTATTATTTTACGACATAGAACAAATCTCAAAAGAATCAAAAATCATTGCGAATCCCTTGTCCCATTTGGTTTAAACTTATCAAAACAAAAAGAAAAATAG